Proteins from a genomic interval of Nostoc sp. TCL240-02:
- a CDS encoding biopolymer transporter ExbD: MRLPDEPELPLQINIVPMIDVIFAILTFFIMSTLFLTRSEGLPVNLPKASTAKQQQVPTKITITVDDKEQISLNRKPIAVDDVTEQIRALVGSNPDVLVIINADEKVDYGRVVAVMDRVRKVEGAKLAIATQK; the protein is encoded by the coding sequence ATGCGTCTACCAGATGAGCCAGAACTTCCATTACAGATCAACATCGTGCCGATGATTGATGTGATTTTTGCAATTTTGACATTTTTTATCATGTCAACTCTGTTTTTGACCCGCTCAGAAGGCTTACCAGTAAATTTACCGAAGGCTAGCACAGCGAAACAACAGCAAGTTCCCACTAAAATTACCATTACGGTAGATGACAAAGAACAGATAAGTCTGAACCGTAAACCAATTGCAGTTGATGATGTGACAGAGCAAATACGCGCTTTAGTTGGTTCTAATCCAGACGTGTTGGTGATTATTAATGCTGATGAGAAAGTTGATTATGGTCGAGTAGTAGCGGTGATGGATCGGGTTCGTAAAGTTGAAGGGGCAAAGTTAGCGATCGCTACCCAAAAATAA
- a CDS encoding MotA/TolQ/ExbB proton channel family protein — protein MEIQNLFAAGGVVMWPLLAFSVLGVALIFERIRFWVRINQRQSRVVRDVLNLYRLDNVVGAMDKLQKNADLPLARIFLAALELEEPNPEEFRLALESESQAEIPVLKRFQNIFETIISLAPLLGLLGTVLGLIASFASLNLGDVGGSKTTNVTAGISEALVSTASGLIVAIFILMFANTFRGLYQRQIALIQEYGGQLELLYRRRYERGEKTYASTR, from the coding sequence ATGGAAATTCAAAATCTGTTTGCAGCAGGTGGTGTGGTCATGTGGCCTCTGTTGGCGTTTTCGGTATTGGGTGTGGCACTGATTTTCGAGCGGATCAGGTTTTGGGTAAGAATCAATCAACGTCAAAGCCGCGTGGTGCGCGATGTTTTGAATCTCTACCGTCTTGATAATGTTGTCGGTGCAATGGATAAACTTCAGAAAAATGCAGATTTGCCACTCGCTCGCATTTTTCTAGCGGCTTTAGAATTAGAGGAGCCAAATCCAGAAGAATTTCGTTTGGCGTTAGAAAGCGAATCGCAGGCTGAGATACCTGTGTTAAAACGTTTTCAAAACATTTTCGAGACAATCATTAGTCTGGCACCTCTGTTGGGTCTTCTCGGCACAGTATTAGGATTGATAGCCTCCTTTGCTTCCCTAAATCTTGGTGACGTAGGAGGTAGCAAAACAACAAATGTTACCGCCGGGATTAGTGAAGCTTTGGTATCAACAGCATCAGGATTGATAGTTGCTATATTCATACTCATGTTTGCCAATACCTTTCGGGGATTGTATCAAAGGCAAATTGCATTAATTCAAGAGTATGGGGGACAGTTAGAATTACTCTACCGTCGTCGTTATGAAAGAGGAGAAAAAACTTATGCGTCTACCAGATGA
- a CDS encoding biopolymer transporter ExbD translates to MDLDDNEPDLQPFINVVPLIDVMFALLTFFIMSTLFLTRSEGLPVNLPKAATAKEQQIPTKITITVDEKGKISLNRNPIAVNDLAPQVRTLVGSNPDALVIINADQKVLHGEIVGIMDQVRQVKGARLAIATQR, encoded by the coding sequence ATGGATCTAGATGATAATGAACCAGATTTACAACCATTTATAAATGTAGTACCTCTGATTGATGTAATGTTTGCCCTTTTGACATTTTTCATCATGTCAACGCTGTTTTTAACTCGATCGGAAGGGTTGCCAGTAAATTTACCGAAGGCAGCCACGGCGAAAGAACAGCAAATTCCTACTAAAATTACCATCACTGTAGATGAAAAAGGTAAGATAAGCCTAAACCGCAATCCAATAGCAGTTAATGATTTAGCACCGCAAGTACGAACTTTAGTTGGTTCTAACCCAGATGCATTGGTGATTATTAATGCCGATCAAAAAGTCTTGCACGGTGAGATAGTCGGGATAATGGATCAAGTCCGTCAGGTGAAGGGAGCAAGGTTAGCGATCGCTACCCAAAGATAA
- a CDS encoding MotA/TolQ/ExbB proton channel family protein: MGIQNLFEAGGVVMLPLLAFSVLAGALMIERAKFWLQIGKRQNRMVREVLNLYRLDNLVSAVEKLQKNVDLPIARIFLAGLQLERPTPEKFRLALKSEAQAEIPTLKRFQAVFDTIIGLAPLLGLLGTILGLIRSFAGLNIGDVGGTKTSAVTAGISEALVATASGLVVAIFVLLGASIFRGLYQKQITMIQEYGGQLEILFLDRYEQLEHYGKQEKTYGSR, encoded by the coding sequence ATGGGAATTCAGAATTTGTTTGAAGCAGGCGGTGTAGTCATGTTGCCTCTGCTGGCATTTTCGGTGTTGGCAGGGGCACTAATGATTGAGCGGGCGAAGTTTTGGCTACAGATTGGTAAGCGTCAAAACCGGATGGTGCGAGAGGTTTTAAATCTTTATCGACTTGATAATCTCGTTAGTGCTGTGGAAAAGCTGCAAAAAAATGTAGATTTACCCATAGCACGCATTTTTCTGGCTGGACTACAGCTAGAAAGACCGACTCCAGAGAAATTTCGTTTGGCTTTGAAAAGCGAGGCGCAAGCAGAAATACCTACACTCAAGCGGTTTCAAGCTGTATTTGACACCATTATCGGTTTAGCGCCTCTGTTGGGACTTCTCGGCACAATTTTAGGATTAATTCGCTCATTTGCTGGACTGAATATTGGTGATGTCGGAGGTACTAAAACTAGTGCAGTCACTGCTGGTATTAGTGAAGCTTTAGTTGCTACCGCTTCAGGATTGGTTGTGGCTATCTTTGTGCTTTTAGGAGCCAGCATCTTTAGGGGACTATACCAAAAACAGATAACAATGATTCAAGAGTATGGCGGACAGCTAGAAATACTGTTTCTCGATCGCTATGAACAACTTGAACACTACGGAAAACAGGAGAAAACCTATGGATCTAGATGA